The following are from one region of the Paenibacillus bovis genome:
- a CDS encoding DUF6359 domain-containing protein: MMLTAVSLFGGMPGSKAEAATALTVAQAIQSQTAGTITVTGVVVGHASGAQTADFSSPFANDYNLLLADSKGETSNSKLLDVQIPSSFRSQFGLQSNPGLIGQTITVTGTAGTYNNYPGVKSPTAMTVGGTTPTDPTDPTNPTDPTPGTPGTGTTLPDGTGKKVLFDNTHGQTAGAADWVINGGFSDFASGLRAVGFTVESLERPIPYTFGEQAITYDKLKNYDVFVLAEPNVPFKASEQAAMLQYVKAGGSIFFIGDHYNADRNKNRWDGSEAMNGYRRGAYSNPAKGMSAEEAASPAMQGVSSSDWLGTNFGIRFRYNALGDVNATDIVASNQSFGITAGVKSVAMHAGSTLAILDPSKAKGIVYVPSGVSKWGNAVDQGVYNGGGRSEGPYAAISKLGAGKAAFIGDSSPVEDASPKYLREETGAAKKTYDGFKEVDDATLLVQTVRWLANKESYTSFSGVSGLTLDSPTPLLPIETPASSTEPQAEPWAAPQAGYKWYDPKTYKAGSYGAAS; encoded by the coding sequence ATGATGCTGACAGCGGTATCCCTGTTTGGAGGTATGCCGGGTTCCAAAGCGGAAGCAGCAACTGCACTGACGGTTGCGCAGGCGATTCAGTCGCAGACCGCAGGCACGATTACGGTAACCGGAGTTGTGGTAGGACATGCGAGTGGTGCACAGACAGCTGATTTCAGCAGTCCATTTGCCAATGATTATAATCTGCTGCTGGCAGACAGCAAGGGCGAGACCAGCAACAGCAAGCTGTTGGACGTACAGATCCCGAGCAGCTTCCGCTCCCAGTTTGGACTGCAATCCAATCCGGGGCTGATTGGTCAGACGATTACGGTGACAGGTACCGCAGGTACATACAATAATTATCCGGGTGTAAAAAGCCCGACGGCGATGACAGTTGGCGGTACGACACCAACAGATCCGACTGATCCAACGAACCCAACAGATCCAACGCCAGGTACGCCGGGCACAGGAACCACACTGCCGGATGGCACAGGCAAAAAAGTTCTGTTCGACAATACGCATGGACAGACAGCCGGAGCAGCCGACTGGGTCATCAATGGCGGATTCTCCGATTTTGCCAGTGGACTGCGAGCAGTCGGATTTACGGTAGAATCCCTGGAGCGTCCGATTCCTTATACGTTTGGCGAGCAGGCGATCACGTATGACAAGCTCAAAAATTATGATGTATTTGTTCTTGCAGAGCCGAATGTTCCTTTCAAAGCGAGCGAACAGGCAGCGATGCTGCAATATGTCAAAGCAGGCGGCAGTATTTTCTTTATCGGTGATCACTACAATGCCGACCGCAACAAAAACCGCTGGGACGGTTCCGAAGCGATGAACGGCTATCGCCGCGGAGCGTACAGCAATCCGGCCAAAGGCATGAGTGCAGAAGAAGCCGCTTCCCCGGCAATGCAGGGTGTAAGCAGCTCCGACTGGCTGGGTACGAACTTTGGTATTCGTTTCCGCTACAATGCACTGGGTGATGTGAATGCTACCGATATCGTAGCTTCGAATCAATCTTTTGGTATTACGGCAGGAGTCAAATCGGTAGCGATGCATGCAGGTTCCACGCTGGCTATCCTTGACCCAAGCAAAGCCAAAGGTATCGTATATGTTCCATCCGGCGTCTCCAAATGGGGTAACGCAGTCGATCAGGGCGTATACAATGGCGGCGGACGAAGTGAAGGTCCTTATGCTGCAATCTCCAAGCTGGGTGCCGGCAAAGCCGCCTTTATCGGGGACTCTTCTCCGGTTGAAGATGCATCACCGAAATACCTGCGCGAAGAGACAGGCGCAGCCAAGAAAACCTATGATGGATTCAAAGAAGTAGACGATGCCACACTGCTCGTACAGACCGTGAGATGGCTCGCCAACAAAGAAAGCTACACCAGCTTCAGCGGAGTGAGCGGTCTGACACTGGACAGCCCGACACCACTGCTACCAATCGAGACCCCGGCTTCTTCCACAGAGCCGCAGGCAGAACCATGGGCAGCTCCGCAAGCAGGCTACAAATGGTATGATCCAAAAACCTACAAAGCCGGTTCTTACGGTGCTGCTTCCTAA
- a CDS encoding DUF350 domain-containing protein has translation MLRHFGTDLLHVGIGLLILFAALLVGYYIFSLITRYNDNKEIAEGNEAAGMYMGSKLLGLCIIVGLVSINSNNWLDVIIWSAVGIVILCLVYIIFDLITPSTKVCEQIKNGNMAMAQLLRSLIIGISFVIGTFLM, from the coding sequence ATGTTGAGACATTTTGGAACAGATTTATTACATGTCGGGATTGGACTCTTAATTCTATTCGCCGCACTGCTGGTCGGCTATTATATATTCAGTCTGATTACCCGCTATAACGATAACAAGGAGATCGCCGAAGGCAATGAAGCTGCAGGAATGTACATGGGCAGCAAACTGCTCGGTCTCTGTATTATCGTCGGACTGGTATCTATTAACTCGAACAACTGGCTGGACGTTATTATCTGGTCCGCTGTCGGTATCGTAATTCTATGTCTGGTGTATATCATATTCGATTTGATCACACCCAGCACCAAAGTGTGCGAACAGATCAAAAACGGCAATATGGCCATGGCCCAGCTGCTGCGCTCGCTGATCATCGGTATCTCCTTTGTGATCGGAACATTTCTGATGTAA
- a CDS encoding glutathionylspermidine synthase family protein, which produces MRRTVTIPLSREQLFTGEIARRIPYHTMYGQPYCLPAMTVYTADEYEQLRLGSERVDHLYRKTLHFVQEYLPDEYLIEQLGIHPLLAHTARQSIPWDGLTRLDWIISPDGEPKCIENNTDTPSGVPEVAFIEKELLRHVSGLLPASDMMNTRIQHMFREALSYYSEHGLGPKIHFTSYDWHEEDRMNTMYLLEQCQIAGIEAVYVPLEQLKIVPEQGLYDQEEQITILYRLYPLEYLVEDREEETGRAVGEDLLQLVAEGRLGLINPAQHILTQSKGFMATLWSLYERNDQMQDYAGFTLYNAEECSWIKQYLLPTYFTDEPFRQNHIPYVSKGYFGREGQGTRLIEQAGQAHTPQKNDQAIHRDDADSNRPSLQDSGDPPASNTPFGSHAVAWNSENADPTEPDTADQERLAAEAITAYYEQQPKIYQQLHPMEPIRAVTDTGTYEGYLLTGAFVIGGTFAGLLPRIGGKVTDNLACYCAAAVTPTERQD; this is translated from the coding sequence ATGCGTAGGACTGTCACGATTCCGTTATCCCGGGAACAGCTGTTTACCGGCGAGATTGCCCGCCGTATTCCTTACCATACGATGTATGGACAGCCCTACTGCCTGCCGGCTATGACTGTCTATACTGCCGATGAATATGAGCAGCTCCGGCTCGGTTCGGAGCGGGTCGATCATCTGTACCGCAAAACGCTGCATTTTGTTCAGGAGTATCTGCCTGATGAATATCTGATCGAGCAGCTGGGTATCCATCCACTGCTGGCTCATACAGCCCGGCAGTCGATTCCGTGGGATGGACTGACCCGACTGGACTGGATTATCAGCCCGGATGGCGAACCAAAATGTATAGAAAATAATACCGATACCCCGAGTGGTGTGCCGGAGGTCGCTTTTATCGAAAAGGAATTGCTTCGGCATGTATCCGGACTGCTGCCTGCTTCGGACATGATGAACACCCGGATTCAGCATATGTTTCGGGAAGCACTCTCCTATTATTCGGAGCATGGCCTCGGTCCAAAGATTCATTTCACCAGCTATGACTGGCATGAGGAAGACCGGATGAATACGATGTACCTGCTGGAACAGTGCCAGATCGCCGGAATCGAAGCTGTCTATGTACCGCTGGAACAGCTTAAGATCGTACCGGAGCAGGGATTATATGATCAGGAAGAACAGATCACTATCCTGTACCGCCTCTATCCGCTTGAATATCTGGTTGAAGACCGTGAAGAAGAAACCGGCCGGGCGGTGGGAGAAGATTTGCTGCAGCTCGTTGCCGAAGGCAGACTCGGTCTGATCAATCCAGCGCAGCATATTCTTACACAGAGCAAAGGCTTTATGGCGACATTATGGTCGCTGTATGAGCGCAATGACCAGATGCAGGATTATGCCGGTTTCACCCTGTATAATGCCGAAGAATGCAGCTGGATCAAGCAGTATTTGCTGCCGACCTATTTTACAGATGAGCCGTTTCGTCAAAATCATATTCCCTATGTGTCCAAAGGATACTTTGGACGTGAAGGCCAGGGTACCCGGCTCATCGAACAAGCTGGGCAAGCACACACGCCGCAGAAAAACGATCAGGCGATACATAGAGACGATGCAGACAGTAATCGTCCCAGCCTGCAGGATTCGGGCGATCCGCCTGCTTCCAACACGCCCTTTGGCAGCCATGCTGTAGCCTGGAATTCCGAGAACGCTGATCCTACCGAGCCGGATACAGCTGATCAAGAGCGGCTGGCCGCAGAAGCGATTACTGCCTATTACGAGCAGCAGCCTAAAATCTATCAGCAGCTGCATCCGATGGAGCCGATCCGAGCGGTGACGGATACCGGCACATATGAAGGATATCTGCTGACTGGAGCTTTTGTGATCGGTGGTACCTTTGCCGGTCTGCTGCCACGGATTGGTGGTAAAGTGACCGACAATCTGGCCTGCTACTGTGCAGCCGCAGTGACTCCAACTGAAAGACAGGATTGA
- a CDS encoding GNAT family N-acetyltransferase, with the protein MRQTRNGASAMIPAIARLISEQNAKPAHHVGYCGTKAEEIAYSIHEEFGEYELERYVTLLYEQGELIGLLLLDTDEEEGQAELWGPFILTEDSYEWQMAADQLWAAAVDKCSPSIQIIAGFYHIHNYHALAWMQAKQAAKQGQHSILKLEKRPIQPVTSDTIGDHQLQIVDIGEMINTLSALSANQSAYLYLFRNLHNECFPSTYYAADTILNRLDQDNRLFVCLNQNEFAGYVYLEGNCEFREGQIEYIAVRPDRRGKKIGLYLLHYALQHLFEYIQVEEVSLCVNKSNPAAINLYHKAGFHTTSELQYISLQLDR; encoded by the coding sequence ATGAGACAAACAAGGAACGGCGCATCGGCAATGATTCCGGCAATAGCCCGATTGATCAGCGAACAGAATGCCAAACCGGCTCATCATGTCGGTTACTGTGGAACAAAGGCGGAGGAGATTGCATACTCCATACATGAAGAATTTGGGGAGTATGAATTGGAGCGTTATGTGACCCTTTTATATGAACAGGGAGAGCTGATAGGACTGCTGCTGCTGGATACGGATGAAGAAGAGGGTCAGGCTGAACTCTGGGGTCCTTTTATCCTGACAGAAGATTCTTATGAATGGCAGATGGCTGCCGATCAACTGTGGGCAGCTGCTGTAGATAAATGTTCACCTTCCATTCAGATTATTGCCGGATTCTATCATATACATAATTATCATGCCCTTGCCTGGATGCAGGCCAAACAAGCTGCAAAGCAAGGACAGCATAGTATACTGAAGCTGGAAAAGCGGCCGATACAACCTGTCACTTCAGATACCATCGGCGATCATCAGCTGCAGATTGTCGATATTGGAGAAATGATTAATACCTTATCCGCTCTGTCAGCTAACCAATCTGCCTATCTATACCTGTTCCGCAATCTGCATAACGAATGTTTTCCATCTACTTATTATGCGGCCGATACCATTTTGAACCGCCTGGATCAAGACAATCGATTATTTGTATGTCTGAACCAAAATGAGTTTGCTGGTTATGTCTATCTGGAAGGAAACTGTGAATTTCGGGAAGGTCAAATCGAATATATCGCGGTAAGACCCGATCGCCGCGGTAAAAAGATTGGATTATATCTGCTGCATTATGCCCTACAGCATCTGTTTGAATATATTCAGGTCGAGGAAGTCTCTCTCTGTGTAAATAAAAGCAACCCCGCAGCCATAAACCTGTATCACAAAGCCGGATTCCATACCACAAGCGAATTGCAATATATCAGCCTCCAGCTTGATCGATAA
- a CDS encoding thymidine kinase, which translates to MAQLFFKYGAMNSGKSIEILKVAHNYEEQNKHVLIFTSALDTRDEMGYVSSRIGVRRQAIAIHEDTDIYTIVQNYTPKPSCVLIDECQFLNKESVLQLVAIVDELNIPVMGFGLKNDFQNHLFEGSKYMLLYADKIEEMKTICWFCERKATMNLRMKDGRPVYTGEQIQIGGNESYYPVCRKCYNNPPI; encoded by the coding sequence TTGGCACAGTTATTTTTTAAATATGGCGCAATGAACAGCGGCAAGTCGATCGAGATTCTCAAGGTTGCCCATAACTATGAAGAACAAAACAAGCATGTCCTGATTTTCACTTCGGCGCTGGATACGCGCGATGAGATGGGTTATGTCTCCTCCCGGATCGGTGTACGCCGTCAGGCTATTGCTATTCATGAAGATACGGACATCTATACGATTGTCCAGAATTATACACCCAAGCCTTCCTGTGTACTGATCGATGAATGCCAGTTCCTGAACAAGGAATCCGTGCTGCAATTGGTCGCTATCGTGGACGAACTGAATATTCCGGTGATGGGGTTCGGACTGAAAAATGATTTCCAGAATCATCTGTTTGAAGGCAGCAAGTATATGCTGCTGTATGCCGACAAGATCGAGGAAATGAAAACAATCTGCTGGTTCTGCGAACGCAAAGCGACCATGAATCTGCGTATGAAAGATGGACGTCCTGTGTATACCGGAGAGCAGATCCAGATCGGCGGCAACGAGAGTTACTATCCGGTGTGCCGCAAGTGTTATAACAATCCGCCGATCTAA
- a CDS encoding Hpt domain-containing protein — translation MSKADRYERMMEQTRIHFLEDAELKMADLRTLFREYYNDSSRAGLAGLQYAIHRHAHAIKGLALLLSYEEMDTVCGDILAIVLQEPPRDCTPSEMEHLHHLVTTLDHLLKQASA, via the coding sequence ATGTCCAAAGCAGATCGCTATGAGCGAATGATGGAACAGACCCGTATTCATTTTCTTGAGGACGCCGAGCTGAAAATGGCCGATTTGCGTACCCTTTTTCGTGAATATTATAATGATTCTTCCCGTGCCGGATTAGCCGGTCTTCAATATGCAATCCATCGTCATGCCCATGCGATCAAAGGGCTGGCACTGCTGCTGTCCTACGAAGAGATGGACACGGTATGCGGAGATATTCTGGCTATCGTGCTGCAGGAGCCTCCACGCGACTGTACGCCATCCGAGATGGAGCATCTGCATCATCTGGTGACGACACTGGATCATCTGCTCAAACAAGCCTCTGCCTGA
- a CDS encoding metal-sensitive transcriptional regulator, protein MIREEYPQNTALADHTECSSTRRSHHSDEMKTNMVRRLNRVEGQIRGIKGMIEKDTYCDDVLNQIAAAQSALNSVGRLLLEGHMKSCVVERIEAGENEVIDELLITINKLLK, encoded by the coding sequence ATGATCCGGGAAGAATATCCACAGAATACAGCTCTGGCTGATCATACGGAGTGCAGCAGCACCCGGCGCAGTCATCATTCCGACGAGATGAAGACCAATATGGTCCGCCGTCTTAACCGGGTCGAAGGACAGATTCGCGGCATCAAGGGCATGATCGAGAAAGATACGTATTGCGATGATGTTTTGAACCAGATTGCCGCTGCCCAATCCGCACTGAACTCGGTCGGTCGCCTGCTGCTGGAAGGTCATATGAAGAGTTGCGTCGTCGAACGTATAGAAGCCGGCGAGAATGAAGTGATTGATGAACTGCTGATTACGATTAATAAATTATTGAAATAA
- a CDS encoding copper ion binding protein has protein sequence MTQVTLEVEGMSCQHCVKSVEGALAEIGATGKVNLEAKSVDIEYDAQQLDVVKLTEAIEEQGYDVVSAGA, from the coding sequence ATGACACAGGTAACATTGGAAGTAGAAGGGATGTCCTGCCAGCACTGCGTAAAATCCGTCGAAGGTGCACTTGCCGAGATTGGCGCTACAGGAAAAGTAAATCTGGAAGCCAAATCTGTAGATATCGAATATGATGCACAGCAGCTGGATGTTGTGAAATTAACAGAAGCGATAGAAGAACAGGGATACGATGTTGTCTCTGCTGGAGCCTGA
- a CDS encoding heavy metal translocating P-type ATPase yields MNTSPKSIPTESTTAKEIASAPVLPSDSGSGGSVRQLQLQIGGMTCAACSTRIEKGLRRLEGVQEANVNLALERASVIYDPAQIDGAALERKIEQLGYQPLKETADLDIMGMTCAACATRIEKGIRRMDGISEVNVNLALETARVQYNPGSVTLDEITRKVEKLGYQAQLKREEGIEQRREREAVVRKWKLIIAAVLSLPLLWAMLGHFSITSWISTPSILMNPWFQLILATPVQFIIGWQFYVGAYKALRSGSANMDVLVALGTSAAYFYSLFLIIRSMLVPGTQVELYFEVSSILVTLILLGKWFEHRAKGRSSEAIRSLMNLRAQMARVERDGREVEIPVDDVRIDDIVVVKPGEKIPVDGEVLEGQSSVDESMLTGESLPVEKTAGDAVIGATINQNGRLRFRVNRIGQNTALARIIRVVEEAQVSKAPIQRMADVISGIFVPIVVGIALLTFGIWYLWLEPGNFSSALEKAIAVLVIACPCALGLATPTSIMAGSGRAAEYGILFKGGEHLEAAHKVNTVVLDKTGTITRGEPVLTDIHFVAGSSGIEEQEWLQRIISAEAASEHPLARAIVQGLQERNITAGAVDAFENIPGKGIRSVTDGQQMLIGTRLLLQEADIYNEDLEQEIQQVESKGKTVMLTAINGQYTGWLAVADTVKETSKEAIQRLQQMGMEVIMITGDNERTAQAIGQQTGVDHILAGVLPEGKAAEIKRLQEKGRIVAMVGDGINDAPALATADTGIAIGTGTDVAMEAADVTLMRGDLNGIADAIMISRRTIRNIRQNLFWALAYNVIGIPIAASGLLAPWLAGAAMAFSSVSVVLNALRLQRIKLQKVQPDTGK; encoded by the coding sequence ATGAATACTTCTCCCAAATCGATCCCTACAGAATCGACGACTGCAAAAGAAATAGCGTCTGCTCCGGTACTGCCGTCTGATTCGGGTTCCGGCGGCTCTGTACGTCAGCTGCAATTGCAGATTGGCGGTATGACCTGTGCGGCTTGCTCAACCCGGATCGAGAAAGGACTGCGACGGCTCGAAGGCGTACAGGAAGCCAATGTGAATCTGGCACTGGAACGTGCTTCGGTCATTTATGATCCCGCACAGATCGATGGAGCTGCATTGGAGCGCAAGATTGAACAGCTGGGCTATCAGCCGCTCAAGGAAACTGCCGACCTCGATATTATGGGAATGACCTGCGCCGCCTGCGCGACCCGGATCGAAAAAGGAATCCGGCGCATGGATGGCATTTCGGAGGTCAACGTCAATCTGGCGCTGGAGACTGCGCGCGTGCAATACAATCCCGGCAGCGTAACGCTGGACGAGATTACACGCAAAGTCGAAAAGCTCGGCTATCAGGCACAGCTCAAGCGCGAAGAAGGCATCGAGCAGCGGCGTGAACGCGAAGCGGTTGTGCGCAAATGGAAACTGATTATTGCTGCGGTATTATCTTTGCCACTGCTATGGGCAATGCTGGGTCATTTCAGTATTACCTCATGGATCAGCACGCCGTCCATTCTGATGAATCCGTGGTTTCAGCTTATTTTGGCTACGCCGGTACAATTTATTATCGGCTGGCAATTCTATGTAGGAGCTTACAAAGCGCTTCGCAGCGGCAGTGCCAATATGGATGTGCTGGTCGCACTGGGTACGTCGGCCGCCTACTTTTATAGTCTGTTCCTGATTATTCGTTCCATGCTGGTACCGGGAACACAGGTAGAACTTTATTTTGAAGTCAGTTCGATTCTGGTCACCCTGATTCTGCTGGGTAAATGGTTTGAACATCGCGCCAAAGGGCGCTCGTCCGAAGCGATTCGCAGTCTTATGAATCTGCGCGCCCAGATGGCAAGAGTAGAGCGGGACGGCCGGGAAGTTGAGATTCCGGTAGATGATGTACGGATCGACGATATTGTAGTCGTCAAACCGGGCGAAAAGATCCCTGTAGACGGTGAGGTATTGGAAGGTCAATCTTCGGTCGATGAGTCGATGCTCACCGGCGAAAGTCTGCCGGTAGAGAAGACGGCCGGTGATGCTGTGATCGGAGCAACCATCAATCAGAATGGTCGATTGCGCTTCCGGGTTAATCGGATCGGTCAAAATACAGCACTCGCCCGCATTATCCGTGTGGTCGAAGAAGCCCAGGTATCCAAAGCACCTATTCAGCGGATGGCTGATGTCATCTCGGGTATATTTGTGCCGATTGTAGTAGGGATCGCGCTGCTGACCTTTGGGATATGGTATCTATGGCTGGAACCGGGCAACTTTAGCAGTGCTCTGGAAAAAGCAATCGCAGTACTCGTTATCGCTTGTCCCTGCGCGCTGGGTCTGGCTACACCGACATCTATTATGGCGGGATCAGGCCGGGCTGCGGAATACGGCATTCTGTTCAAAGGCGGCGAACATCTGGAAGCCGCTCACAAAGTGAATACAGTTGTACTGGACAAGACCGGTACGATTACACGCGGTGAACCGGTGCTGACGGATATTCATTTTGTAGCCGGAAGTTCCGGAATCGAAGAGCAGGAATGGCTGCAGCGTATAATCAGCGCAGAGGCGGCTTCCGAGCATCCGCTGGCCCGTGCTATTGTACAAGGTTTGCAAGAACGCAATATTACCGCTGGAGCTGTAGATGCTTTCGAAAATATACCTGGCAAGGGTATACGTTCTGTGACTGACGGACAGCAGATGCTGATCGGTACAAGACTGCTGCTCCAGGAAGCGGACATTTATAACGAAGATCTGGAGCAAGAGATACAGCAGGTCGAAAGCAAAGGCAAAACCGTAATGCTGACTGCGATCAATGGACAGTATACCGGTTGGCTGGCAGTAGCCGATACAGTCAAGGAAACGTCCAAAGAAGCGATACAGCGTCTGCAGCAAATGGGTATGGAAGTGATCATGATTACCGGTGACAATGAACGCACCGCACAGGCAATTGGTCAGCAGACCGGAGTAGATCATATTCTGGCAGGCGTTCTGCCAGAGGGCAAAGCGGCCGAGATCAAGCGTCTGCAGGAGAAAGGACGCATCGTCGCCATGGTCGGAGATGGTATCAATGATGCACCTGCACTGGCGACGGCGGATACTGGTATTGCTATCGGTACTGGCACCGATGTGGCGATGGAAGCTGCGGATGTGACTTTGATGCGCGGGGATCTGAACGGTATCGCTGATGCGATCATGATCAGCCGCCGTACGATTCGCAATATCCGTCAAAATCTGTTCTGGGCGCTGGCGTATAACGTCATCGGTATTCCGATTGCAGCTTCCGGTCTGTTGGCTCCGTGGCTGGCAGGGGCGGCGATGGCATTCAGCTCCGTCTCGGTCGTACTGAATGCCCTGCGTTTGCAGCGTATCAAGCTGCAAAAGGTACAGCCGGATACTGGGAAATAA
- the nfsA gene encoding oxygen-insensitive NADPH nitroreductase, whose amino-acid sequence MNDTINLLMSHRSIRSYKPDPVTDEQLETIIAAGQMASSSSNVQAYSVIAVRDPKRKAILAELAGNQRYIVECPVFLVWCADLHRLEKAVQQHAPQEESYTDAVENFIVATADVTLAAQNAAIAAESMGMGIVYIGGVRNEIEEVSELLGLPDRVYPVYGMCVGYPNQEPGQRPRLPLKAVLHHESYDALTTEQTVAEYDEQMANYLSARTAGTKSTPWSALMAQKFTTASRMQLKDFLERKGFNKR is encoded by the coding sequence GTGAATGATACGATTAATCTGTTAATGAGTCACCGCTCTATTCGGAGCTACAAGCCGGACCCGGTTACCGATGAGCAGCTGGAGACAATTATAGCTGCCGGTCAGATGGCTTCCAGCTCCAGCAATGTACAGGCATATAGTGTAATCGCTGTTCGTGATCCGAAGCGCAAGGCCATATTGGCCGAGCTGGCAGGTAACCAGCGGTATATTGTGGAATGTCCGGTTTTTCTCGTCTGGTGTGCAGATCTGCACCGTCTGGAAAAGGCGGTCCAGCAGCATGCTCCACAGGAGGAGTCATATACGGATGCAGTCGAGAATTTTATCGTAGCAACAGCCGATGTCACGCTGGCTGCCCAGAATGCAGCGATAGCGGCCGAATCCATGGGAATGGGGATCGTTTATATCGGCGGAGTCCGTAACGAGATCGAAGAAGTGTCCGAGCTGCTTGGTCTACCGGATCGGGTCTATCCAGTCTACGGTATGTGTGTCGGTTATCCGAATCAGGAGCCTGGACAGCGTCCCCGGCTGCCGCTCAAAGCCGTGCTGCATCATGAATCCTACGATGCATTGACGACAGAGCAGACAGTAGCCGAGTATGATGAACAGATGGCGAATTATCTGTCAGCCCGTACAGCCGGTACCAAGAGTACGCCGTGGTCTGCACTCATGGCCCAGAAATTCACTACAGCTTCCCGGATGCAGCTCAAGGATTTCCTTGAGAGAAAAGGCTTCAACAAACGCTAA
- a CDS encoding PH domain-containing protein — MMSLTGAEMRPLHPDWKSAERQGAIIGYGIFLLILAAIALLPGWLGWFEMPWWLKTGLIGLGVLLFVFYVLIAPTVRYQRFRFAVSDEELEIHNGLFFISETLVPMSKVQHVELEIGPILRRYRLAEVHIVTAATTHTIGGVKLEEAEQLKQRIGRLARRIDE; from the coding sequence ATGATGTCATTGACCGGAGCAGAAATGAGACCGCTTCATCCGGACTGGAAATCGGCAGAACGGCAGGGTGCGATAATCGGTTACGGGATCTTCCTGCTGATTCTGGCAGCTATTGCCCTGCTGCCGGGCTGGCTGGGCTGGTTTGAGATGCCATGGTGGCTCAAGACAGGGCTGATCGGTCTGGGAGTGCTGCTGTTTGTGTTTTACGTTCTGATCGCACCGACTGTACGATATCAGCGTTTTCGGTTTGCTGTATCGGATGAAGAGTTGGAGATACATAACGGATTGTTTTTTATTAGTGAGACACTGGTTCCGATGAGCAAGGTGCAGCATGTGGAGCTGGAGATTGGACCGATTCTACGGCGGTATCGTCTGGCTGAAGTTCATATTGTGACAGCAGCAACCACGCATACGATCGGCGGCGTGAAACTGGAGGAAGCGGAGCAGCTCAAGCAGCGTATTGGCCGTCTGGCCAGGAGGATAGACGAATGA